A single Chroogloeocystis siderophila 5.2 s.c.1 DNA region contains:
- a CDS encoding GAF domain-containing protein, which translates to MQHQQESAHLGYQINQIILNACDDQTRLQKIAQILGEAFQVDWCTIIMTSQQQNTVQSVGHWCANSDITVPLQPLLLSLKQLALAYAESQNFVFDNVQATSAQALTVQLPREVGSILGIPLWYDGKISGVVSFIRAQPYCWSEEEIESALTVATSVAIAIAQITQNRLIASLQQQVETSAQYQTLINQITMASRSSLDLNQIFQLALFRTAQALKVERGFIITLKYTDPRFKVHQQQKKIPKATATVACEWQCSNSETANYLSNTQFPISESWLCQQALLNFPQPIIINSQEDSLKLNFAQETNPIFDFQAWPALAMLPLENQGTVLGFIVLQHSRAHPWQEDELALLELVGTQVSTAIIQSQTLRQVQSLVDERTAQLQRSLEVQAKLYEKTRQQIDQLRQLNQLKDEFVSTMNHELRTPLTSMSLAIRMLRQPGLTAERQAKYLDILEQQCSQEINLINDLLKLQELESHKALLNVESVNLTAQLKNIARSFEDKWTEKGLTFTVNVPKTPLMLQTDAESLHRIVQELLTNAGKYSEPNSKVDIQARHQNNQIVLQIANRGSGISAEDVAHIFDKFRRGQGVTQQAIQGTGLGLALVKCLVQHINGAIAVSSTASDGSSEVCFTLTLPLTFDQAQT; encoded by the coding sequence ATGCAGCACCAGCAAGAATCCGCCCATCTGGGATATCAAATCAATCAAATTATCTTAAATGCTTGTGATGACCAAACACGGCTACAAAAAATAGCACAGATCCTCGGAGAAGCTTTCCAGGTAGACTGGTGTACGATTATCATGACCTCACAACAGCAAAACACTGTTCAATCAGTGGGTCATTGGTGTGCTAATAGCGACATCACAGTTCCTCTACAACCACTATTACTTTCGCTAAAACAACTTGCACTCGCATATGCTGAGTCTCAGAACTTTGTATTTGATAATGTACAAGCAACTTCCGCTCAGGCTCTCACCGTACAGTTGCCAAGAGAAGTAGGCTCTATTTTGGGTATCCCGCTTTGGTACGATGGAAAAATTAGCGGAGTTGTCAGTTTTATACGCGCACAGCCTTATTGCTGGAGTGAGGAAGAAATAGAAAGTGCTTTGACTGTGGCGACATCAGTAGCGATCGCCATTGCTCAAATTACCCAAAATCGGTTGATCGCTTCTTTACAGCAGCAAGTCGAAACTTCAGCGCAATATCAAACATTGATCAACCAGATAACAATGGCTAGCCGTAGTTCTTTAGACTTAAATCAAATTTTTCAGCTAGCACTCTTTCGTACAGCACAAGCACTTAAAGTCGAGCGCGGTTTCATCATCACATTAAAATATACTGATCCTCGCTTCAAAGTCCACCAGCAACAGAAAAAAATACCTAAAGCTACAGCTACAGTTGCTTGCGAATGGCAATGTTCTAACTCAGAAACTGCTAATTATCTTTCTAATACCCAATTCCCAATATCTGAAAGTTGGTTATGCCAGCAAGCACTACTCAACTTTCCCCAACCTATTATTATTAATAGTCAAGAAGATTCATTAAAACTCAACTTTGCGCAAGAAACTAACCCTATCTTTGATTTTCAGGCTTGGCCTGCTTTAGCTATGCTTCCACTAGAAAATCAAGGTACAGTGTTGGGATTTATTGTCTTACAGCATTCTCGCGCTCACCCTTGGCAAGAAGATGAGCTAGCTTTACTTGAACTCGTCGGTACTCAAGTCAGTACGGCGATTATTCAAAGTCAGACTTTGCGACAAGTCCAATCGCTAGTAGATGAGCGCACAGCACAACTACAGCGCAGCCTAGAGGTTCAAGCCAAACTCTACGAAAAAACTCGTCAGCAAATTGATCAGTTGCGCCAACTCAATCAGTTGAAAGACGAATTCGTAAGTACGATGAATCACGAACTGCGGACGCCACTGACAAGCATGAGCCTCGCAATTCGGATGCTCCGTCAACCAGGACTAACTGCAGAACGGCAAGCTAAGTATTTAGATATTCTAGAGCAGCAGTGTTCGCAAGAGATCAATCTGATTAACGATCTGCTGAAGCTTCAAGAACTCGAATCGCATAAAGCGCTTTTAAATGTAGAATCTGTAAATCTCACTGCGCAACTGAAGAATATAGCTCGTTCGTTTGAAGACAAATGGACGGAAAAAGGACTGACTTTTACAGTCAATGTGCCAAAAACGCCTTTAATGTTACAAACGGATGCAGAAAGTTTGCATCGTATTGTGCAAGAACTTTTGACGAATGCTGGTAAATATTCTGAACCCAACTCTAAAGTTGACATTCAAGCACGGCATCAAAATAATCAAATTGTCCTGCAAATTGCGAACCGTGGTTCTGGAATCTCAGCCGAAGACGTTGCGCATATCTTTGATAAATTTCGTCGCGGTCAAGGTGTGACTCAACAAGCGATTCAAGGCACTGGTTTGGGTTTGGCTTTGGTAAAGTGTTTGGTACAACATATTAATGG
- a CDS encoding ABC transporter ATP-binding protein, with translation MIALEVHNLHKTYKQRKKLIEAVRGVSLNINSGEILAFLGPNGAGKTTCIKMIAGLIKPDVGSVKIAGSDPHRNPRSLRLVGAVLEGNRNLYWRLTPEENLEYFGTLRGLNRRVAYKNGLQLLERFDLISKRRAPVQTLSRGMQQKLAIAVALVHNPRLLLLDEPTLGLDVEASQNVKVLVREIAQEGCAILLTTHQLDVAEEISDRVAIIQQGKLLAEESTREIIRRFSGSTYVIEIAGELDSLRASKLESLGVIIQANRIIYEGSSAGLYQVLAVLNPLPLMQVKQQADLTQVFLKIVRDNRNA, from the coding sequence TTGATCGCCCTCGAAGTTCACAACTTACATAAAACCTACAAACAACGCAAAAAGCTAATTGAAGCTGTACGCGGTGTCTCTTTAAATATTAATTCTGGTGAAATTCTTGCATTCTTGGGTCCGAATGGCGCAGGAAAAACGACTTGCATCAAAATGATCGCAGGTTTAATCAAACCTGACGTAGGATCGGTAAAAATTGCAGGTTCCGATCCGCATCGCAATCCGCGATCCTTACGCTTGGTAGGTGCAGTTTTAGAAGGAAATCGCAATCTTTACTGGCGACTGACTCCCGAAGAGAACTTAGAGTATTTTGGCACACTACGCGGGTTAAATCGCCGTGTAGCCTATAAAAACGGACTGCAATTATTAGAAAGATTCGACTTGATATCAAAACGCCGCGCCCCAGTACAAACACTTTCACGCGGAATGCAGCAAAAGCTGGCGATCGCTGTCGCATTAGTTCACAATCCACGCTTGTTATTACTCGATGAACCAACATTAGGTTTAGATGTAGAAGCAAGTCAAAATGTCAAAGTTTTAGTAAGAGAAATTGCACAAGAAGGCTGCGCGATTCTACTCACAACACATCAACTCGATGTCGCAGAAGAAATATCAGATCGCGTCGCGATTATTCAACAAGGCAAACTCTTAGCCGAGGAATCGACGCGTGAAATTATTCGGCGTTTTTCGGGTTCAACTTACGTTATCGAGATTGCGGGTGAATTAGATTCATTGCGCGCAAGTAAACTAGAATCTTTAGGTGTCATCATCCAAGCCAATAGAATTATTTACGAGGGATCGTCAGCAGGACTGTATCAAGTTTTAGCTGTTCTCAACCCTCTTCCTTTAATGCAAGTCAAACAACAAGCTGACTTAACGCAAGTCTTCCTCAAAATTGTACGAGATAACCGTAATGCTTGA
- a CDS encoding RtcB family protein translates to MTDIKSLKQVSDTIWEIPISYKEGMRVPARIYGTQKLIQEMDDAVYDQVTNVATLPGITQYALCMPDGHFGYGFPIGGVAAMDVENGGVISPGGIGFDINCGMRLVVTNLTYDEVKPYIKKVVDRLYERVPAGVGSTGFVKISRNEFRKVVEQGARWCVDNGYGWEEDLELMEENGCIAGADAAKISEKAIDRGFNQIGTLGSGNHYLEIQVAKKENIFEPELAAKLGITQPDQVVIMFHCGSRGFGHQVATDYLQVFLKVMESKYGIKILDRELACTPFDSPEGQAYFSAMKCGLNMSFANRQVILHRIREVFSEIFGRSAEDLGMHMVYDVAHNTAKLECHIVDGKERSLLVHRKGATRAFAPGMTGVPEKYQHIGQPVIIGGSMETGSYLLVGVPSGAQSFFSTAHGSGRTMSRTKARKTFRGEKLQKEMQTRGIYVRSTSMSGLAEEAGGAYKDVDEVIEAAELAGISKRVVRFTPIGNIKG, encoded by the coding sequence ATGACTGATATTAAATCATTAAAGCAAGTCTCAGATACAATTTGGGAAATTCCGATTTCATACAAAGAAGGAATGCGTGTTCCGGCGCGTATCTATGGAACACAAAAATTAATTCAAGAAATGGATGATGCTGTTTATGACCAAGTTACTAATGTCGCAACACTTCCAGGAATAACTCAATATGCTTTGTGTATGCCAGATGGACACTTTGGCTACGGCTTCCCGATTGGTGGAGTTGCGGCGATGGATGTCGAAAATGGCGGCGTGATTTCTCCTGGTGGTATCGGTTTCGATATTAACTGTGGAATGCGCTTGGTAGTGACAAACCTAACGTACGACGAGGTAAAACCATACATTAAAAAAGTTGTTGATCGACTTTATGAACGAGTTCCGGCGGGAGTGGGAAGCACTGGCTTTGTCAAAATATCGCGGAATGAATTTCGCAAGGTTGTCGAACAAGGTGCGCGGTGGTGCGTTGATAATGGCTATGGTTGGGAAGAAGATTTAGAACTGATGGAAGAAAACGGTTGTATTGCTGGTGCTGATGCAGCCAAAATTAGTGAAAAAGCAATTGATCGTGGTTTTAATCAAATTGGAACTTTAGGTTCGGGAAACCATTATTTAGAAATTCAAGTTGCTAAGAAAGAAAACATTTTTGAGCCAGAATTAGCAGCAAAACTAGGTATTACCCAGCCGGATCAAGTCGTCATAATGTTCCATTGTGGTAGTCGTGGCTTTGGACATCAAGTTGCTACGGACTATCTGCAAGTTTTCCTCAAGGTGATGGAAAGCAAGTATGGTATTAAGATTTTAGACCGCGAATTAGCTTGCACGCCGTTCGATTCGCCTGAAGGACAAGCGTACTTTTCAGCGATGAAGTGTGGATTAAATATGTCGTTTGCTAATCGTCAGGTGATTTTGCACCGCATCCGCGAGGTTTTCTCGGAAATTTTTGGGCGTTCCGCCGAAGATTTGGGAATGCATATGGTGTATGACGTTGCGCACAATACAGCGAAATTAGAGTGTCATATTGTCGATGGTAAAGAGCGATCGCTTCTTGTCCATCGTAAAGGGGCTACTCGTGCGTTTGCACCAGGAATGACAGGTGTTCCTGAGAAGTACCAACACATCGGTCAACCAGTGATTATTGGTGGCAGTATGGAAACAGGATCTTACCTACTCGTGGGCGTACCCAGTGGCGCACAAAGTTTCTTTAGCACGGCGCACGGAAGTGGACGCACGATGAGTCGCACCAAGGCGCGCAAAACGTTTCGTGGAGAAAAATTGCAAAAAGAGATGCAAACACGGGGTATTTACGTCCGCAGTACCTCAATGTCGGGATTAGCCGAAGAAGCTGGCGGCGCTTACAAAGACGTTGATGAAGTGATTGAAGCCGCAGAATTAGCCGGAATTAGTAAAAGAGTTGTGCGGTTTACACCTATTGGTAATATTAAAGGATAA
- a CDS encoding putative toxin-antitoxin system toxin component, PIN family → MHLVEITENMRECRNQKDNKVLALALNEESQYIVTGDKDLLVLHPFRSAIIITVEEFLKTIKFE, encoded by the coding sequence TTGCATTTAGTTGAAATAACTGAGAATATGCGAGAGTGCCGCAATCAAAAAGATAATAAGGTTTTAGCACTGGCATTGAACGAAGAATCCCAGTACATAGTTACTGGTGACAAAGATTTGCTTGTGTTACATCCATTTCGGAGTGCGATCATAATTACAGTAGAAGAGTTCTTAAAGACGATTAAGTTTGAGTAG
- a CDS encoding alr0857 family protein, with amino-acid sequence MLKLTYLNNGFDLEHLTQPLEEWVALRVILALRVGQHISVEPSTASFLLPVNLPGLDSLVFEAQRLGGDVMTLCACDAEFIEISLHGTWLTSHTTTEEGIFVTNLYYVIEFLLFRLWQEAQIGATVAGE; translated from the coding sequence ATGCTGAAACTAACATATCTTAATAATGGCTTCGATTTGGAGCATTTAACGCAACCGTTAGAAGAATGGGTTGCCCTCCGAGTCATTTTGGCACTGCGCGTAGGTCAGCACATCAGTGTCGAACCTAGCACGGCTTCGTTTTTATTACCCGTTAATTTACCAGGGTTAGATTCGCTTGTGTTTGAGGCGCAACGCTTAGGCGGGGATGTTATGACGCTGTGTGCTTGTGATGCAGAGTTTATTGAAATCTCGCTCCACGGAACTTGGCTCACATCTCACACCACAACTGAAGAAGGTATTTTTGTAACTAATTTGTATTATGTCATTGAATTTTTACTGTTTAGGCTTTGGCAAGAAGCTCAAATTGGTGCAACGGTTGCTGGCGAGTAA
- a CDS encoding sulfotransferase domain-containing protein, with the protein MYRSASTLQFQIVSQLVKEADIGQQIGWIDAQRFLEVRNSYQSDKQLKVVKVHQFTDAIGKEFTQDNALGIYTFRDIRDVYVSMMQQQQKLFDDIWNWHGREFIQTCLDNYKQWTRLPRVLVSQYENIFQSIPRKK; encoded by the coding sequence ATGTATCGTTCTGCTTCAACCCTACAGTTTCAGATCGTCAGTCAGCTTGTTAAAGAGGCTGATATAGGTCAACAGATAGGATGGATAGATGCACAGCGCTTTTTAGAGGTACGTAATTCGTATCAAAGTGACAAACAATTAAAAGTTGTTAAAGTCCATCAATTTACAGATGCAATAGGCAAGGAGTTTACCCAAGATAATGCGCTGGGTATTTATACATTTAGAGATATCCGCGATGTCTATGTATCAATGATGCAGCAGCAACAAAAATTATTTGATGACATTTGGAATTGGCATGGGAGAGAGTTTATTCAAACTTGTCTAGATAATTATAAACAATGGACACGCTTACCGAGAGTGCTTGTTTCTCAATATGAAAATATTTTTCAAAGCATACCGCGCAAGAAGTAA
- a CDS encoding archease, with the protein MPYEYLEDIAIADIAFHAWGETLEELFIAAGDATINTMVDNIDAIALQETRTFQLENDALDMLLFNFLQDFIYYKDSELLLLRPQQVKLEEKSGLYHLQAITQGEKLAPSKHHQRVDVKAVTLHRFQLEKTIDGWQAMVILDI; encoded by the coding sequence ATGCCTTATGAGTATTTAGAAGATATCGCGATCGCCGATATTGCATTTCACGCTTGGGGAGAAACTTTAGAAGAATTATTCATCGCGGCGGGTGATGCCACAATTAATACAATGGTTGATAATATTGATGCGATCGCACTTCAAGAAACTCGCACATTTCAGTTGGAAAATGACGCGTTAGATATGTTATTATTCAACTTCCTTCAAGACTTCATTTATTATAAAGATAGTGAATTATTACTACTGCGACCACAACAAGTTAAGTTAGAAGAAAAATCAGGACTATATCATCTTCAAGCCATTACCCAAGGAGAAAAACTTGCTCCTAGTAAACATCATCAGCGCGTGGATGTAAAAGCTGTAACGCTACACCGTTTTCAATTAGAAAAAACTATAGATGGTTGGCAGGCAATGGTAATTTTGGATATTTGA
- a CDS encoding CobW family GTP-binding protein, whose product MQVRTPLTVITGSLGSGKTTLLRHILDSIHQKIAILMNEFGEIAIDTKIIQGKNVAMADLGGGCVCCSLLGEFEAAVDEIIETVNPDVIVVETTGVAEPDALVFDIQESLTKVRLDGVVTVVDADAMVRYPSVGHTARMQIEAADTILLNKVDLVTEEQLQAIEAKLHSYNEVAEILHTQRCQVDPDLLFGIARARLQPEPHHVHQPEFDSFSYKTQATLKRECFEEFADELVEKDVYRAKGFIRFPKQIYLFNYVAGRWEIEPFEQDATELVFIGKQVKKYQQEIIDQLKRCEQ is encoded by the coding sequence ATGCAAGTACGCACGCCACTTACAGTCATTACAGGTTCCCTCGGTAGTGGTAAAACAACTTTACTACGTCACATTCTCGATTCGATTCATCAAAAAATTGCTATTTTGATGAACGAGTTTGGCGAAATTGCGATCGATACGAAGATCATTCAAGGTAAAAATGTCGCAATGGCTGATTTAGGTGGTGGATGTGTTTGTTGTTCGCTACTCGGAGAATTTGAAGCAGCAGTTGACGAAATCATCGAGACAGTTAATCCTGATGTGATTGTGGTAGAAACAACAGGTGTAGCTGAACCTGATGCATTAGTATTTGATATTCAAGAAAGTTTGACTAAAGTTCGCTTGGATGGCGTAGTTACTGTTGTTGATGCAGATGCGATGGTGAGATATCCGAGTGTCGGTCACACAGCAAGAATGCAAATTGAAGCCGCAGATACAATCTTGCTCAATAAAGTTGATTTAGTAACAGAAGAACAATTGCAAGCAATCGAAGCAAAGTTACATTCGTATAACGAAGTTGCTGAAATTTTACATACTCAACGCTGTCAAGTCGATCCAGATTTGTTATTTGGAATTGCGAGGGCGCGACTACAGCCAGAACCACATCACGTTCATCAACCCGAATTTGATTCGTTTAGTTATAAAACGCAGGCTACTTTAAAGCGAGAATGTTTTGAGGAATTTGCTGATGAATTGGTAGAAAAAGATGTGTATCGGGCAAAAGGATTTATAAGGTTTCCTAAGCAAATTTATCTATTTAATTATGTAGCTGGAAGATGGGAAATAGAACCGTTTGAACAAGATGCTACCGAGTTAGTTTTTATTGGTAAACAAGTCAAAAAATATCAACAAGAAATTATCGATCAGTTGAAAAGATGTGAGCAGTAA
- a CDS encoding HNH endonuclease, with protein sequence MIAIQVLEQSVVVFSKNYLPISKINVRRAIQLLIAGKAEALNLTQESWLVRSPSIVLVVPAYIRLTVASVERIWKIPPVNRREVLRRDNYTCQYCGSHKHLTLDHVIPVSRGGLHTWDNVVTACERCNQRKSDRTPIEASMPLHTQPKAPMHPTVAFAEQFWRAEPFPPEIGGTSKHNAETNIS encoded by the coding sequence ATGATCGCAATCCAAGTGTTAGAGCAATCGGTAGTTGTATTTTCCAAAAATTACCTGCCGATCAGTAAAATCAATGTACGACGAGCTATTCAACTATTGATTGCAGGTAAAGCAGAAGCACTCAATTTGACGCAGGAAAGTTGGTTAGTGCGATCGCCGAGTATCGTACTTGTGGTTCCAGCATACATCCGGTTAACGGTGGCGAGTGTCGAACGCATCTGGAAGATTCCACCTGTCAATCGACGCGAAGTGTTGCGGCGCGATAACTATACTTGTCAATACTGTGGTAGCCATAAACACCTGACACTCGATCATGTCATTCCCGTGTCGAGAGGTGGCTTGCACACTTGGGATAACGTCGTCACAGCTTGCGAACGGTGTAACCAACGCAAAAGCGATCGCACTCCTATAGAAGCAAGTATGCCCTTACACACTCAACCAAAAGCCCCAATGCATCCCACAGTGGCTTTTGCCGAGCAATTTTGGCGAGCCGAGCCATTTCCACCTGAAATAGGAGGAACTTCAAAGCACAATGCTGAAACTAACATATCTTAA
- a CDS encoding ABC transporter permease, translated as MLELFLAELKRSWIEFTRYPVDAVAGVFIITSVFYGLFLSARYIAGPNLQFGDRLDAIVVGYVLWTLVIFVVTSIVSILQIEAQTGTLEQVMLTPYGVSRVFLARAIASLTINIVLITGILLLILLLTGRRLYFPLTLIFPLLTVLFGAYGLAFLMASLALLFKRIQQLLGLTQFALLFLLTIPSETWSGTLSIVRFLLPMTMGAGILRDLMARNLSLNFVEISLAFLNGLGYLFLGLIVFRRAEVEAKRRGILGGY; from the coding sequence ATGCTTGAATTATTTTTAGCTGAACTCAAACGTAGTTGGATTGAGTTTACGCGCTACCCTGTTGATGCCGTTGCTGGAGTTTTTATCATTACATCCGTATTTTACGGTTTATTTCTCAGTGCCCGTTATATCGCAGGACCTAATTTACAATTTGGCGATCGCCTGGATGCGATCGTAGTCGGATATGTGTTGTGGACCTTGGTAATCTTTGTTGTTACGAGTATTGTGAGCATTCTGCAAATTGAAGCACAAACGGGAACTTTAGAGCAAGTCATGCTCACGCCCTATGGTGTATCACGGGTGTTTTTAGCACGTGCGATCGCAAGTTTAACCATCAATATTGTCTTAATTACAGGAATTTTACTATTAATTCTTTTATTGACAGGACGACGTTTATATTTTCCCCTGACTTTAATTTTTCCACTCTTGACGGTTTTGTTTGGTGCTTATGGTTTAGCTTTCCTAATGGCTTCTTTAGCTTTACTATTTAAACGCATCCAACAATTACTTGGACTGACACAATTTGCTTTATTATTTCTCCTCACAATACCTAGTGAAACTTGGAGTGGAACGCTATCAATTGTGCGGTTTCTGTTACCAATGACAATGGGGGCAGGAATTCTGCGCGATCTCATGGCACGTAATCTAAGTTTAAACTTTGTTGAAATCTCATTAGCCTTTCTCAACGGATTAGGATATTTATTCTTAGGTTTAATTGTATTTCGTCGTGCTGAAGTTGAAGCGAAGCGCCGAGGTATTTTAGGAGGATATTAA